One Setaria italica strain Yugu1 chromosome II, Setaria_italica_v2.0, whole genome shotgun sequence DNA segment encodes these proteins:
- the LOC101781014 gene encoding G-type lectin S-receptor-like serine/threonine-protein kinase B120, producing MLWQSFDHPTDTLLPGMKIWRSYKTDDGNRLVSWKSLEDPSPGTFSYSGETKLFPQSFIWNGSHPVWRSQVWTGYTISTSQYYQLNTSIVVYLACVDTVDKISMVFTVSDGALPMRIVMGYSGRLELRVWNNRVSSEWAMLGMSRPDYDCSRYGYCGLSGYCDYTDATPTCKCLDGFQPVDKEEWSNARFSQGCQRKEPLRCSDGFLALPDMKVPDNFVRIGRKTFKECAAECSGNCSCVAYAYASLNGSTSNGDATRCLLWIGDHQLVDTQKMMAVHPYSTAGAESQETLYLRVAGMSGKRTKRNTLKVALQILAGAVVLTSILLIWVCKFRAGRKTNTENHKKLMHGGFTTSDELGEEKTTNDFELPFLKFQDILVTTNNFSSTSMIGQGGFGKVYKGALEGGQEVAIKRLSRDSDQGIQEFRNEVVLIAKLQHRNLVRLLGCCVEGDEKLLIYEYLPNKSLDAIIFNRARNAPLDWPIRFKIIKGVARGLLYLHNDSRLTIVHRDLKASNVLLDAEMRPKIADFGMARIFGDNQENANTKRVVGTYGYMAPEYAMEGIFSAKSDVYSFGVLLLEVVSGIKISSVDRVPGYPNLIVYAWNLWKEGKAKDLVDKCIVENCLLDEASLCIHMGLLCVQENPDDRPLTSSVVFNLENRSTTLPTPNHPAYFVQRNSDMEQMREDIVNSKNTMSLTVMEGR from the exons ATGCTATGGCAAAGCTTCGACCATCCGACTGACACTCTCCTCCCGGGTATGAAGATATGGAGGAGCTACAAGACTGATGATGGCAACCGCCTTGTTTCTTGGAAAAGCCTAGAGGACCCCTCGCCAGGCACCTTCTCCTACAGTGGAGAGACAAAATTATTTCCGCAGAGCTTCATCTGGAACGGTTCGCACCCAGTATGGCGTAGCCAAGTATGGACAGGGTACACGATCAGTACTAGTCAGTACTACCAGCTGAACACTAGCATTGTGGTATACCTAGCATGTGTTGATACTGTCGATAAGATATCCATGGTCTTCACCGTGTCTGATGGTGCACTACCCATGCGGATTGTGATGGGTTACTCTGGCAGGTTAGAACTACGAGTTTGGAATAATAGAGTTTCATCGGAGTGGGCAATGCTTGGAATGTCGCGGCCGGACTATGATTGTAGCAGGTACGGCTACTGCGGGCTCTCCGGTTACTGCGACTATACAGATGCTACCCCAACTTGCAAGTGCCTTGATGGGTTTCAGCCCGTGGACAAGGAAGAATGGAGCAATGCCAGATTCTCGCAGGGATGCCAGCGAAAGGAGCCCCTTCGATGTAGTGATGGTTTCTTGGCGCTGCCAGACATGAAGGTGCCTGACAACTTTGTGCGCATTGGGAGAAAGACCTTCAAGGAATGCGCGGCTGAGTGCAGTGGCAATTGCTCTTGTGTGGCGTACGCTTATGCGAGTTTGAATGGCAGCACATCAAATGGCGATGCGACGAGGTGCCTTTTGTGGATTGGTGATCATCAGCTTGTTGACACGCAGAAGATGATGGCAGTACATCCCTATAGCACTGCTGGTGCCGAGAGTCAAGAGACGCTGTATCTCCGAGTTGCAGGCATGTCAG GTAAaaggacaaaaaggaacacacTAAAAGTTGCGCTACAAATTTTAGCAGGTGCCGTTGTTCTCACTTCCATTTTACTTATATGGGTCTGCAAGTTCAGAG CAGGAAGGAAAACAAATACGGAAAATCACAAGAAGCTAATGCACGGAGGTTTTACTACTTCAGATGAACTTGGAGAAGAAAAAACTACCAATGATTTTGAACTTCCATTTCTGAAATTCCAAGATATTCTTGTCACAACAAACAATTTCTCCAGTACATCTATGATTGGACAAGGAGGTTTCGGAAAAGTTTACAAG GGGGCATTAGAAGGTGGTCAAGAGGTTGCTATCAAAAGACTTAGTAGGGACTCTGATCAAGGAATTCAGGAGTTCAGAAATGAAGTTGTTCTAATTGCTAAGCTACAACACAGAAACTTGGTTCGACTTCTTGGTTGCTGCGTTGAGGGAGATGAAAAGCTGTTGATTTATGAGTACCTACCTAATAAAAGCTTGGATGCTATCATTTTCA ATCGCGCAAGAAATGCACCACTTGATTGGCCAATAAGGTTCAAGATAATCAAAGGAGTTGCAAGGGGACTTTTATACCTCCATAATGATTCAAGATTGACAATAGTTCATAGGGATCTCAAAGCTAGTAATGTGTTACTAGATGCAGAGATGAGACCCAAGATAGCTGACTTTGGTATGGCAAGGATCTTTGGTGATAATCAAGAAAATGCTAATACCAAGCGAGTTGTTGGGACATA TGGTTATATGGCTCCGGAGTATGCAATGGAGGGCATTTTCTCTGCGAAGTCTGATGTCTATAGCTTTGGTGTCCTACTTTTGGAGGTTGTGAGTGGTATAAAGATAAGCTCTGTTGATCGTGTCCCAGGATACCCAAACCTAATAGTCTAT GCGTGGAACCTTTGGAAGGAAGGGAAAGCAAAAGATCTGGTAGACAAATGTATTGTTGAGAACTGTTTACTAGATGAGGCTTCACTTTGCATCCACATGGGGCTCTTGTGTGTGCAGGAAAATCCTGATGATAGGCCATTGACGTCTTCTGTTGTGTTCAACTTGGAGAATAGATCCACAACACTACCAACGCCAAATCAccctgcatattttgtacagaGAAATAGTGATATGGAGCAAATGAGAGAAGACATTGTGAATTCTAAGAACACAATGTCTCTTACAGTCATGGAGGGGAGATAG